The following proteins are encoded in a genomic region of Arcobacter suis CECT 7833:
- a CDS encoding carbon-nitrogen hydrolase family protein: protein MKLIALQIKTTSNFQENLTHLKNLINLCEVKSLILAPELALSGFSYDRMEEAAQLSLKAIEEITELSKDKTIALTFITKKENRFFNTLYIFHHQQIIHTQSKVKLFPLGNELEYFSAGKEEDIKIIEVNGLKIATLICFELRFPQLWEKVKGADIILNPAMWGLKRKDHYESISKALALVSQCFVIACNSADENMAKGSAIINPFGIVKKDDSKEIIEDFFDLNEIKKVRTYINIGLDR from the coding sequence ATGAAATTAATAGCATTACAAATTAAAACAACATCAAATTTTCAAGAAAATCTAACTCACTTAAAGAATTTAATAAATTTATGTGAAGTAAAGTCTCTTATCTTAGCACCAGAACTAGCTCTGAGCGGATTTTCTTATGATAGAATGGAAGAAGCTGCACAACTTAGTCTAAAAGCCATAGAAGAGATAACAGAGTTAAGTAAAGATAAAACAATAGCTTTAACATTTATTACAAAAAAAGAAAACAGATTTTTTAATACTTTATATATATTTCATCACCAACAAATCATTCACACTCAATCAAAAGTAAAACTTTTCCCACTTGGAAATGAACTTGAATATTTTAGCGCTGGAAAGGAAGAAGATATAAAAATCATAGAAGTAAATGGTTTAAAAATAGCTACTTTAATATGTTTTGAACTAAGATTCCCTCAACTTTGGGAAAAAGTAAAAGGTGCTGATATTATTTTAAATCCAGCAATGTGGGGATTAAAAAGAAAAGACCACTATGAATCAATCTCAAAAGCTCTTGCACTTGTAAGTCAATGTTTCGTAATTGCCTGTAATAGTGCAGATGAAAACATGGCAAAAGGAAGTGCAATAATAAATCCATTTGGAATTGTAAAAAAAGATGATTCAAAAGAGATTATTGAAGATTTTTTTGATTTAAATGAGATAAAAAAAGTAAGAACTTATATAAATATTGGTTTAGATAGATAA